One region of Zingiber officinale cultivar Zhangliang chromosome 7B, Zo_v1.1, whole genome shotgun sequence genomic DNA includes:
- the LOC122004332 gene encoding trafficking protein particle complex subunit 8-like encodes MYIFHQEPSLHAAVMLEQASYCYLLSIPPMLRKYGFHLVLSGNRYYISDQRQHAIRAYRNALFVYRENGWSYISDHVHYNVGRFSMLCLYICAFIFDAFDLISFHLLTWYSFIGVLDLAIKHMLEVLVCSHLSLATQNVFLNKFSHVVQSMGMKFEVYNLRLPVINMASLCNILEQWML; translated from the exons ATGTACATATTTCATCAGGAGCCTTCTCTGCATGCAGCTGTGATGCTTGAACAAGCATCCTACTGCTATTTGCTTTCCATCCCACCAATGTTACGCAAGTATGGTTTTCATCTTGTTTTGTCTGGAAATCGTTACTACATTTCTGATCAG AGACAACATGCGATTCGAGCTTACAGGAATGCACTCTTCGTTTACAGAGAAAATGGTTGGAGTTATATATCTGATCATGTTCACTACAATGTTGGAAGGTTCTCTATGCTTTGTTTGTATATTTGTGCATTTATCTTTGATGCTTTTGACCTTATCTCCTTCCATTTACTTACGTGGTATTCTTTTATTGGAGTTCTTGATTTGGCTATCAAGCATATGCTGGAGGTTTTGGTTTGCAGTCATCTGTCCCTAGCCACACAAAATGTATTCCTTAATAAATTTTCCCATGTTGTCCAG agcatgggAATGAAATTTGAGGTTTACAATCTTCGACTACCTGTTATTAATATGGCCTCACTCTGCAacat attagaacagtggatgcTTTAA